A single genomic interval of Lathyrus oleraceus cultivar Zhongwan6 chromosome 7, CAAS_Psat_ZW6_1.0, whole genome shotgun sequence harbors:
- the LOC127103873 gene encoding uncharacterized mitochondrial protein AtMg00860-like produces the protein MPFGVTNAHAVFMDYMNWIFQPYLNQLVVIFIDDILIYSRTPQEHGEHLRIVLLVLQENQLFAKLSKCEFWMNEVRFLGHVISQGGVSVDPSKVEAVINWERPKNASEVRSFLGLADYYRRFIKGFSQLALPMTRLTRKGIYFKWDSKCVQSFMSLKEKLTTIIPDPSKSYEVFCDAYKKGLGGGVNA, from the coding sequence atgccttttggtgtgacaAATGCCCATGCTGTTTTCATGGACTATATGAATTGGATATTTCAACCTTACTTGAACCAGCTCGTGGTGAtatttattgatgacattcttATTTATTCTCGTACTCCACAAGAGCACGGAGAACATCTAAGGATTGTTCTATTAGTACTGCAAGAGAATCAACTTTTTGCCAAGTTAAgtaagtgtgaattttggatgAACGAAGTGAGGTTTCTTGGTCATGTCATATCACAAGGAGGAGTATCAGTAGATCCATCTAAAGTCGAAGCAGTTATTAATTGGGAAAGACCGAAGAATGCTTCCGAAGTCAGAAGTTTCTTAGGTTTGGCAGATTACTATCGAAGATTTATAAAAGGATTTTCTCAGTTAGCTTTACCAATGACTAGACTTACCCGAAAGGGAATTTATTTTAAATGGGATTCAAAGTGTGTGCAGAGTTTCATGAGTTTGAAGGAAAAACTAACAACAATCATCCCTGATCCTAGTAAGTCTTATGAAGTATTTTGTGATGCCTATAAGAAAGGATTAGGAGGTGGTGTTAATGCATAG